The Leptospirillum ferriphilum genome contains a region encoding:
- a CDS encoding KH domain-containing protein, translating into MRALIEMIARSLVDSPEQVVVNETDAERIVVIELKVAPADLGKVIGRGGKTASAMRVLLNAAGTRVGKRYVLEILE; encoded by the coding sequence ATGAGAGCTCTGATCGAAATGATTGCACGATCCCTGGTAGATTCCCCCGAACAGGTCGTTGTAAATGAAACTGATGCGGAAAGAATTGTCGTGATAGAATTAAAAGTTGCTCCCGCCGACTTGGGAAAAGTGATAGGGCGAGGAGGAAAAACGGCGTCAGCAATGCGGGTGCTTTTAAACGCGGCAGGAACCCGTGTAGGGAAACGCTATGTTCTGGAAATTCTGGAGTAG
- the trmD gene encoding tRNA (guanosine(37)-N1)-methyltransferase TrmD: protein MDSCRTFVVITLFPEPVLGVLNSSILKKAQDKGLVRFIVLNLRDFGNGRYRSTDDYPYGGGGGMILRPEPVFRALQFAQTLLGVPPEGTQKQVPLPLRIVYPTPQGQVFHQKDAWAWSLDPRPILFLAGHYEGIDERILQGNPIEEWSAGDYVLTGGELPALSMIDAVVRLLPGVLSDPQAPQKETFSGEMFDYPQYTRPPVFEGMEVPEVLLSGDHARIVQFRREKAREKTLRVRPELLE, encoded by the coding sequence ATGGACAGTTGTCGGACCTTTGTCGTCATAACCCTCTTTCCGGAACCGGTCTTGGGAGTGTTAAACTCAAGCATTCTCAAAAAGGCTCAGGACAAAGGCCTTGTCCGCTTCATAGTCTTAAACCTTCGGGACTTTGGAAACGGACGTTATCGATCAACGGACGATTATCCATATGGCGGCGGGGGAGGAATGATTCTTCGGCCCGAACCAGTTTTTCGGGCCCTTCAGTTTGCACAGACGCTATTGGGAGTCCCTCCTGAAGGTACCCAGAAGCAGGTTCCTCTCCCCCTGAGGATTGTTTACCCGACTCCGCAGGGACAGGTTTTTCATCAGAAGGATGCATGGGCCTGGTCTCTTGATCCACGTCCGATTCTTTTTCTGGCAGGGCACTATGAAGGGATCGACGAACGCATTCTTCAGGGAAACCCGATCGAAGAGTGGTCCGCTGGAGATTACGTCTTGACTGGTGGAGAACTGCCGGCTTTGTCAATGATTGATGCAGTTGTACGGTTGTTGCCAGGAGTCTTGTCTGATCCCCAGGCGCCCCAGAAGGAAACTTTTTCGGGCGAGATGTTTGATTATCCTCAGTACACAAGACCCCCTGTGTTTGAAGGGATGGAAGTTCCCGAAGTACTGCTTTCCGGAGATCATGCCCGGATTGTCCAATTCCGTCGGGAAAAAGCTCGGGAAAAAACGTTAAGAGTGCGTCCGGAGCTGTTGGAGTAG
- the rplS gene encoding 50S ribosomal protein L19 — MNVLDQVEQLYFKENPIDVKIGETVKVHLKIVEGEKERVQVFEGVVIALRGGGTRAMMTVRKISFGVGVERMFPLHSPQIVKVDRVRTGKVRRAKLYYLRTKKGKAARLQEVEGKRDA; from the coding sequence ATGAACGTTCTGGATCAGGTCGAACAATTGTATTTCAAGGAAAATCCCATCGATGTGAAGATTGGAGAAACCGTAAAGGTTCATCTCAAAATCGTGGAAGGGGAGAAAGAACGCGTTCAGGTTTTTGAAGGGGTCGTGATTGCCCTGAGAGGTGGAGGAACGAGGGCGATGATGACTGTTCGGAAAATTTCCTTTGGGGTTGGCGTTGAGAGGATGTTTCCACTGCATTCTCCCCAGATTGTCAAGGTTGACAGGGTCCGCACCGGAAAGGTCCGAAGAGCCAAACTTTATTATTTGAGAACGAAAAAAGGCAAGGCAGCCAGACTTCAGGAAGTGGAAGGCAAGAGAGACGCTTGA
- a CDS encoding ribonuclease HII → MTFPQADLEREFYKKGFLRVAGVDEVGRGALAGPVVAAAVILPMPLEFFENIGIRDSKLLSPSKRVALSDRLRSLLFSWSVGESTVSEINALNIRRATLLAMKRAVEGLPEFPDILLVDGREIVPDLVCKQESFTGGDRRILSIAAASIIAKVYRDNMMSELDNAYAGYGLAENKGYGTAQHRDGLLLRGVSSIHRAVFCKTFLEPFRKKSIFQTEASLLSSNSDPLA, encoded by the coding sequence ATGACTTTTCCTCAGGCGGATCTCGAGCGAGAATTTTATAAAAAAGGTTTTCTTCGCGTCGCTGGCGTGGATGAGGTGGGACGAGGGGCATTGGCTGGTCCAGTCGTGGCTGCGGCTGTTATTCTTCCAATGCCCTTGGAGTTTTTTGAGAATATTGGAATTCGTGATTCAAAACTCCTTTCTCCTTCAAAAAGGGTGGCATTAAGTGATAGGCTCCGCTCTCTTCTTTTTTCCTGGTCTGTAGGAGAATCAACAGTTTCAGAGATCAATGCGCTAAACATTCGTCGAGCAACCCTCCTTGCCATGAAAAGGGCAGTGGAAGGATTACCGGAGTTTCCCGATATTCTCCTTGTGGATGGGCGGGAAATCGTGCCTGATCTTGTATGCAAACAGGAATCGTTTACCGGTGGGGACAGGAGGATTCTTTCTATTGCAGCCGCTTCAATCATCGCAAAAGTATACAGAGACAACATGATGTCCGAACTGGACAACGCTTATGCCGGGTATGGTCTTGCGGAAAACAAAGGATATGGGACGGCCCAACACAGGGACGGGCTTCTTCTTCGAGGAGTTTCTTCCATTCATCGGGCTGTATTTTGTAAGACTTTTTTGGAACCTTTCCGTAAAAAATCGATTTTTCAGACGGAAGCTTCTCTATTATCCTCAAATTCTGACCCCTTGGCATAG
- a CDS encoding murein hydrolase activator EnvC family protein, producing MALLRSFTYLILISLGMIFFIPLSPHVSLYAEPAPNGKKKLSREIAEHKKEYEKLKKELIQNKKLEKKYLNKRDDLKFRMLELRMDQEKIHMQIEQNHMNEIRFSRRLSRLDRAIRSEKTSLRSHQVLEGVQEVLVLKNAVTAYLVRKDQTPESSIDMLGVWVSDTSLQQMQKKISRDKVLEASTSIKMDELYRKRDRILRMEDRRKREEKDEMKQMDRIQRQIAALKERASGLEKNNELILSKTQKLLKLIHHLRLVELRNRHRHLHHFSPVRLKIRGLLWPVNGKIIESFGRYHDGVDIAASSGSPVKSAETGRILFARHYSGYGKLVIVNHGHHVYSLYGHMKTIRVREGQIVRKGELLGTAGGGGTNGHSTIFFGLTHYGNPVNPLPYLGQKSH from the coding sequence GTGGCTCTCCTCCGTTCTTTCACGTATCTGATTCTGATCTCCCTGGGAATGATTTTTTTCATTCCTCTCTCCCCTCATGTCTCCCTTTATGCGGAACCCGCTCCGAATGGAAAGAAAAAATTGAGTCGTGAGATTGCTGAACATAAAAAAGAATACGAAAAACTGAAGAAAGAACTGATTCAAAACAAGAAACTCGAAAAGAAATATCTGAACAAGAGAGACGATTTGAAGTTCAGGATGCTTGAACTCCGCATGGATCAAGAAAAGATCCATATGCAAATCGAGCAGAACCACATGAACGAGATTCGTTTTTCCAGGCGATTATCCCGGCTTGATCGCGCGATCCGGTCCGAAAAAACATCTCTGCGATCTCATCAGGTGCTTGAAGGTGTACAGGAAGTCCTGGTCTTAAAGAATGCTGTCACAGCCTACCTTGTCCGTAAAGACCAAACACCTGAATCATCGATTGATATGCTGGGGGTCTGGGTTTCGGATACATCCCTTCAGCAAATGCAAAAAAAAATTTCCCGCGACAAAGTTCTTGAGGCGTCAACTTCAATCAAAATGGACGAGCTTTATCGTAAAAGAGACAGAATATTGCGGATGGAAGACCGGCGCAAACGGGAAGAAAAAGACGAAATGAAGCAGATGGACCGGATCCAGAGACAAATCGCAGCCTTGAAAGAACGGGCGTCCGGTCTTGAAAAAAACAATGAACTCATATTGTCCAAAACCCAGAAGCTTCTGAAATTGATTCACCACCTTCGCTTGGTGGAGTTAAGAAATCGACATAGGCACCTTCATCACTTTTCTCCGGTCAGACTCAAAATCAGGGGGCTTTTGTGGCCAGTGAACGGGAAAATTATTGAGTCTTTTGGTCGATACCACGACGGGGTGGATATTGCAGCTTCATCCGGAAGTCCGGTGAAAAGTGCCGAAACTGGACGCATCCTCTTTGCCCGACATTATTCCGGATACGGGAAGCTTGTTATCGTCAATCATGGTCATCATGTCTATTCTCTTTATGGACATATGAAAACTATCCGGGTAAGAGAGGGGCAGATTGTTCGAAAGGGTGAACTCCTTGGGACGGCGGGAGGAGGAGGGACCAATGGACATTCCACCATTTTCTTTGGGTTGACACATTATGGAAATCCCGTGAACCCTCTCCCTTATCTGGGACAAAAAAGCCATTGA
- a CDS encoding S41 family peptidase, with amino-acid sequence MKTGNVLLILAIGILVGGVGHAVFADGGTDRSLKVFSMVYALIQKDYVDPLSPKPVLTGAIKGMVASLDPHSEYMTPQEYHELEIDTKGKFGGVGIKITTNGKNILVQSPIPGSPADRAGIKAGDEIISVDGKSTSTLGLENAVHMMRGRAGTSVDLTIRRKGAFQKKDFVLVREVIRIHTVHERMLTSKIGYIHVQEFSEDTAKEMKEAIAGLLSKGMKGLVIDLRNNPGGLLNDAVDASSIFLPENKVVVSMKGRRQFHEFHSRNPRPYLHFPIVVLVNTETASAAEILSGALQDYKRATIMGTQTFGKGSVQTILPLFDGSALRLTTARYFTPSGRSIQDYGISPDVIVKQIIPRGVKSIKVPREVNLKHHFLNPDGAESKVSIPLDHIQFHLPIGRIPLKEDNQVQAALKMLNKDLRSGNQSVGFSRKTSPLSAG; translated from the coding sequence ATGAAAACAGGAAACGTCTTGTTGATTCTTGCAATTGGCATTCTTGTCGGGGGTGTTGGTCATGCGGTGTTTGCCGATGGAGGAACCGATCGCTCTCTGAAGGTTTTTTCGATGGTGTATGCATTAATCCAGAAAGATTATGTAGACCCCCTTTCTCCCAAGCCGGTTCTCACTGGAGCAATCAAGGGAATGGTTGCCTCTCTGGATCCCCACTCAGAATACATGACTCCTCAGGAATACCATGAACTTGAAATAGATACCAAAGGAAAATTTGGTGGGGTCGGAATTAAAATTACGACGAACGGCAAAAATATTCTCGTTCAGTCTCCAATTCCGGGGTCTCCGGCCGACAGGGCCGGGATCAAGGCAGGGGATGAGATCATCAGTGTTGACGGAAAGAGTACATCAACGCTTGGGCTGGAGAACGCTGTCCATATGATGCGGGGAAGGGCAGGCACCTCTGTGGACCTGACCATCCGAAGAAAAGGGGCATTTCAGAAAAAAGATTTTGTTCTCGTCCGGGAAGTGATCCGGATTCATACCGTCCATGAACGCATGTTGACATCCAAGATTGGGTATATTCATGTTCAGGAGTTTTCGGAGGACACGGCAAAAGAAATGAAAGAGGCGATTGCCGGATTACTCTCGAAAGGGATGAAAGGTTTGGTCATTGACCTTCGCAACAATCCTGGAGGTCTTTTAAACGATGCTGTAGATGCTTCTTCCATTTTTCTCCCTGAAAATAAAGTTGTTGTATCCATGAAAGGTCGCCGTCAGTTTCATGAATTTCATTCACGGAACCCGAGACCCTATCTTCACTTCCCCATTGTCGTTCTTGTGAATACGGAGACGGCTTCGGCTGCAGAGATTCTTTCTGGAGCACTTCAGGATTACAAGAGAGCGACGATTATGGGAACCCAGACATTCGGGAAAGGGTCCGTACAAACGATCCTCCCGCTCTTTGATGGGTCCGCATTAAGGTTGACCACGGCACGGTACTTTACACCGAGCGGCCGTTCCATTCAGGACTACGGGATTTCTCCGGATGTTATTGTCAAGCAAATTATTCCCCGGGGTGTAAAATCCATTAAGGTTCCCAGAGAAGTCAATCTGAAGCATCATTTTCTCAATCCTGACGGAGCTGAGTCGAAGGTTTCCATCCCTCTGGACCATATTCAGTTCCACTTGCCGATTGGAAGAATTCCTTTAAAAGAAGATAACCAGGTCCAGGCGGCATTGAAGATGCTGAACAAGGACCTGAGGAGTGGAAATCAGTCTGTCGGTTTTTCTCGTAAGACGTCTCCTTTGTCGGCAGGATAA
- a CDS encoding co-chaperone GroES has product MKFKPLKDRVFVSYSAEAEKTQGGLYIPDAAKEKPQKGKIESIGDDVKSVKVGDSILFDKYSGSKITMDGTEYLILKEEDILGVFVA; this is encoded by the coding sequence ATGAAGTTCAAGCCATTGAAAGACCGCGTTTTTGTAAGCTACTCCGCGGAAGCAGAAAAAACCCAGGGGGGACTTTACATTCCTGATGCGGCCAAGGAAAAGCCGCAGAAAGGCAAGATCGAAAGCATCGGGGACGATGTAAAGTCGGTGAAGGTTGGGGATTCCATTTTGTTCGACAAGTATTCTGGTTCCAAGATCACAATGGATGGGACCGAATATCTGATTTTAAAAGAAGAAGATATTCTGGGTGTCTTTGTTGCCTGA
- the groL gene encoding chaperonin GroEL (60 kDa chaperone family; promotes refolding of misfolded polypeptides especially under stressful conditions; forms two stacked rings of heptamers to form a barrel-shaped 14mer; ends can be capped by GroES; misfolded proteins enter the barrel where they are refolded when GroES binds) codes for MAKQMSYSESARASILKGVTALADAVKVTLGPKGRNAVIEKKFGAPTITKDGVTVAKEIELKDPYENMGAQLVKEVASKTSDIAGDGTTTATVLAHAIYREGVKNVSAGSNSMELKRGIDLAVASIINELKKMSKPCQDKKEIAQIATISANNDAEIGRLIADAMDKVGKDGVITVEEAKSMTTSLDVVEGMQFDRGYISPYFVTDQERMEVVLDNPYILIHEKKVSSMKDLLPILEQTAKMGKPILIIAEEVEGEALATLVVNKLRGTLQVAAVKAPGFGDRRKAMLEDIAILTGGQMIAEDLGLKLENLKLSDLGRAKRVSIDKDNTTIVEGAGEHAKIQARVKQIKAQIEESTSDYDREKLQERLAKIVGGVAVINVGAATETEMKEKKARVEDALHATKAAVEEGIVPGGGVTLLRSSAVLDTLKVEGDQKVGVNIIRRALEEPLRQIAQNAGLEGSVVVQKVKAEKGTMGFDAATETYVDMIQAGIIDPTKVTRSALQNAASVASLMLTTEVMIADIPEKEPKAPAMPGGGMGDMY; via the coding sequence ATGGCTAAGCAGATGAGCTACAGTGAAAGTGCCAGAGCTTCAATCCTGAAAGGTGTGACTGCCCTTGCAGATGCAGTAAAAGTGACCCTCGGCCCCAAAGGACGCAACGCTGTTATCGAGAAAAAATTTGGTGCTCCGACAATCACCAAAGACGGTGTCACGGTGGCCAAGGAGATCGAGCTGAAAGATCCTTATGAAAACATGGGTGCCCAGCTTGTCAAGGAAGTCGCTTCCAAGACGAGTGACATCGCCGGTGATGGAACAACGACTGCCACGGTACTGGCACACGCGATCTATCGTGAAGGCGTCAAGAATGTTTCCGCTGGTTCTAACTCCATGGAGTTGAAGCGGGGAATTGATCTTGCCGTTGCCTCCATCATCAACGAACTGAAAAAGATGAGCAAGCCTTGCCAGGATAAGAAGGAAATTGCCCAGATTGCAACCATTTCAGCCAATAATGATGCCGAAATTGGACGATTGATTGCAGATGCGATGGACAAAGTTGGCAAGGATGGGGTTATTACGGTCGAGGAAGCGAAAAGCATGACGACTTCCCTGGATGTTGTCGAAGGGATGCAGTTTGATCGTGGCTATATCTCTCCCTATTTCGTCACCGATCAGGAGAGGATGGAGGTTGTTCTCGACAATCCCTACATTCTGATTCACGAGAAGAAAGTCAGCAGCATGAAGGACCTTCTTCCGATTCTTGAGCAGACAGCAAAAATGGGCAAGCCCATTCTCATCATTGCGGAGGAAGTTGAAGGAGAAGCGCTGGCAACGCTCGTTGTCAACAAACTTCGGGGAACCCTGCAGGTTGCTGCGGTCAAGGCTCCCGGATTTGGCGATCGCCGCAAGGCAATGCTTGAAGATATCGCTATTCTGACGGGTGGTCAGATGATTGCTGAAGATCTTGGCCTGAAGCTTGAAAATCTTAAGCTCTCTGATCTCGGACGCGCAAAACGTGTCAGCATCGATAAAGACAATACGACGATTGTCGAAGGAGCTGGAGAACACGCCAAGATCCAGGCTCGTGTGAAACAAATCAAGGCTCAGATTGAGGAGTCGACTTCCGATTACGACCGGGAGAAGCTTCAGGAAAGACTCGCAAAGATCGTTGGCGGAGTCGCCGTGATCAACGTCGGTGCTGCAACCGAAACGGAGATGAAGGAAAAGAAAGCACGCGTCGAAGATGCCCTGCATGCGACGAAAGCGGCAGTGGAAGAAGGGATCGTTCCCGGAGGCGGCGTGACATTGCTCCGGAGTTCTGCTGTCCTTGATACACTGAAAGTCGAAGGTGACCAGAAGGTCGGAGTCAACATCATTCGGCGGGCGCTTGAGGAACCTTTGCGCCAGATCGCACAGAATGCGGGACTCGAAGGTTCGGTTGTGGTCCAGAAGGTCAAGGCAGAAAAAGGAACGATGGGTTTTGATGCTGCGACAGAGACCTATGTGGACATGATTCAGGCTGGTATCATCGACCCGACGAAAGTCACCCGGTCCGCTCTTCAGAATGCTGCTTCTGTGGCATCACTGATGCTGACCACCGAGGTGATGATCGCGGATATTCCGGAGAAGGAGCCGAAGGCCCCTGCAATGCCGGGCGGTGGAATGGGAGATATGTATTAA
- the trxA gene encoding thioredoxin: MAGNVVEVNAPEWDKSVLGAGGLVMVDFWAPWCGPCRTVAPIVEELSEEYKGKVSFMKLNTDDNQEIAVKYQVMGIPTLMFFKDGKIVDKIVGAQSKKNFKDKIDSLLKS; the protein is encoded by the coding sequence ATGGCTGGAAATGTAGTGGAAGTAAATGCTCCGGAATGGGATAAATCTGTTTTGGGTGCCGGCGGTCTCGTAATGGTTGATTTCTGGGCCCCCTGGTGTGGTCCCTGCCGGACGGTTGCTCCAATTGTCGAGGAATTGTCGGAAGAGTATAAAGGCAAGGTTTCTTTCATGAAACTCAATACTGATGACAATCAGGAAATTGCAGTGAAATATCAGGTCATGGGCATTCCCACTCTGATGTTTTTTAAGGACGGCAAGATCGTTGATAAGATCGTTGGTGCTCAAAGCAAGAAAAATTTTAAAGACAAAATTGACTCTCTTCTCAAGTCCTGA
- a CDS encoding DNA repair protein RecN: MLLHLKIANLATFREVVLDLSPGLTCVTGETGSGKSLFVDALSFLSGQKNRLLFVPPGQNEGVVEAIFSPSQTVPVFLKDVTLPGDDWVLRRTLLSNGRTRQQVNGTNITQSQLQELGTYLMDLVGQGEGFRLQNPRIHAEYLDSYGETLSLLDSYKQLREDYLEKKRLLSESEKRQSDMERQRERIREINMDRESLSPRPEEWESLQTLLSVLLHTHDLMEAASMVYDQLYGSEDSLLGKIRKMSQDLERLKVHDPRLGEVALPLRDAYALLKESAEESRQYLDGLSFDPEELGKTESRILEFQRFSRKYNVPPEELSEFFEKNALELLEGDPEYLQNMQKAVHHAADALRDIQQKLSEKRKMASIRLSKEVTDRLPKLRLEKAIFSVNLILSGGEFPTEGAEEVRFYFTANPDLPPKPLDQIASGGELSRILLVLKQLLAEKDSVETLVFDEVDSGIGGEVGETVGDILSEISSTRQVVAITHLHQVARKAGSHLVIQKREKEGVTESTVTVAEGESRVSEIARMLGGSDLAPSTMTLARELLLSSSSDQNHSSSNRKNPSV; this comes from the coding sequence GTGCTCCTTCACCTGAAAATAGCGAATCTGGCCACTTTCAGGGAAGTCGTTCTCGATCTTTCCCCAGGCCTGACTTGTGTGACGGGGGAGACTGGAAGCGGTAAATCGCTGTTTGTGGATGCCCTCTCTTTTCTTTCTGGCCAAAAAAATCGTCTCCTGTTTGTTCCTCCGGGGCAAAATGAGGGGGTCGTCGAGGCGATTTTTTCTCCATCGCAAACCGTGCCTGTCTTTCTGAAGGATGTCACTCTTCCCGGGGATGACTGGGTTCTAAGACGCACCCTTCTCTCGAACGGACGTACTCGACAGCAGGTGAACGGAACCAATATCACCCAGAGCCAGCTCCAGGAACTGGGAACCTATCTGATGGATCTTGTTGGGCAAGGGGAAGGTTTTCGCCTCCAGAATCCGCGGATTCATGCAGAATATCTTGATTCATATGGGGAAACGCTGTCTCTTCTTGATTCTTATAAACAACTTCGCGAAGACTACCTCGAGAAAAAGCGTCTCTTGTCCGAAAGTGAAAAACGGCAATCCGACATGGAACGCCAGCGGGAACGAATCCGGGAAATCAACATGGACAGGGAATCTCTTTCCCCCCGCCCGGAGGAATGGGAATCCCTCCAGACCTTGCTTTCCGTCCTTCTTCATACCCACGATCTAATGGAAGCAGCCAGTATGGTGTATGACCAACTCTACGGGTCGGAAGACAGTCTTCTGGGAAAGATCCGGAAAATGTCCCAGGATTTGGAGCGCCTGAAAGTGCATGATCCCAGGCTGGGGGAGGTTGCATTACCGTTGCGCGATGCCTACGCACTTTTAAAGGAGTCTGCGGAGGAAAGCCGTCAATATCTGGACGGATTGTCCTTCGACCCTGAGGAATTGGGAAAAACGGAATCCAGAATTCTTGAATTTCAACGTTTTTCCCGAAAGTACAATGTTCCTCCGGAGGAGTTGAGCGAATTTTTCGAGAAGAATGCCCTGGAGTTACTTGAAGGCGATCCTGAATACCTGCAAAACATGCAGAAGGCGGTCCATCACGCCGCGGACGCACTGCGCGATATCCAGCAAAAACTCTCGGAAAAACGGAAAATGGCATCCATCCGTCTCAGCAAAGAGGTGACCGATCGCCTGCCGAAACTTCGTCTGGAGAAAGCGATATTTTCGGTCAATTTGATTCTTTCGGGTGGGGAATTCCCCACCGAGGGTGCGGAAGAGGTCCGTTTTTACTTTACGGCTAATCCCGACTTGCCGCCAAAACCACTTGACCAGATTGCCTCCGGTGGTGAACTGTCAAGAATTTTACTCGTGCTGAAACAACTTTTGGCCGAGAAAGATTCTGTTGAAACATTGGTGTTCGACGAAGTTGATTCTGGTATCGGGGGTGAAGTCGGGGAGACGGTCGGGGATATCTTGTCCGAAATTTCCAGTACCAGGCAAGTCGTGGCTATTACCCATCTCCATCAGGTCGCACGGAAAGCGGGCTCTCATCTGGTTATTCAAAAAAGGGAGAAGGAGGGTGTAACAGAATCAACAGTCACGGTGGCCGAAGGAGAGAGCAGAGTTTCAGAGATTGCCCGTATGTTGGGTGGGAGCGATCTTGCCCCATCGACAATGACGCTTGCCCGGGAACTTCTCTTGTCGAGCAGCTCCGACCAGAACCATTCTTCATCAAATCGCAAGAATCCTTCCGTATAG